CACCGGCACCGGCATGACGATCGGCACCGTCACCTACGCCTCCCCCGAGCAGTTGCAATCGCTGCCGCTCGACGCCCGCGCCGACCAGTACTCGCTGGCCTGCACCGCGCACACCCTGCTCACCGGGGTCCCGCCGTTCGGCGGCGGCAACGCCGTGTCGATCATCATGGCGCACCTTCAGCAGCCGGTCCCGGCGGTCACCAGTAGGCGCGGCGACCTGAGTCCGGCGGTCGACGCCGTCTTCGCCCGCGCGCTGGCCAAGAATCCGGCCGAGCGCTTCCCGACCAGCCGCGCCTTCGCCGAGGCACTGGCCGCGGCTCTGGACGTCACCGTCGCCGCCCCCGCGCACGGCGGATCACCGGTCACCGAGCCCCGCCGCGACATATCACCCCCGACGGTCGCCGCGACCCCGCACACGGTCCCCGCGGCACCGCACCAGGTACCGCCCGGGCAGCACCCGCCGTTCGTGCCGGCCGGCGGCGGGTATCCGCCCTTCGCCCCGGCCTCCGGCGCCGGTCCGCAGATCCCCGGACGGGAGCCCCGCAAGCATCGGACCGCGCTGATCGTGGGCGCGGTGGTCGGTGTGCTGATCCTGGTCGGCGCGGTGATCGCGGTCGCGACCACGGTCGGCGGCCACGGTCACGGCGGAGGCGGCGGGGCGTCGTCGCCGGTGACCGTCGCCGCCGACGCGAAGAAGCTCAAGCGCGACCCGGTGACCCCGGACATGGCATCGCTGGCCACCGAGCCGAAGGAGGCACTGTGGATCTACAAGCCCTCGGCGAACGACTACTCCAGCCCGCAGGCGATCGGCGGCACCGAGACCACCGTGTACATGGCCGAGAGCGACGCCGACCGCACCACCATCGACCTGGTCGACGCCGCCACCGGCAAGCTGCAGCGCACCGTCCGGGTCACCGGCTTCGATGACCTCTACGGCTGCCGGAACCTCGCGACCGCGAACAAGATCATCTGCTCGACCGGTTCCTCCTCGGGCGGCTACGCGATCGTCGACCTCACCACCGGCGCGGCGACCACACTGCCCACGGGCAGCGGCACCCGGCTCACCGTCACCGGCGACACCGCGCTGATCAGCAGCGACTACTCGGTCGCCGCCTACGGTCTCACCGGCCGGAAACTCTGGTCGGCCGACGACAGCACCTCGTCCACCGACACCGTGCCGGACGGATCCCCGGTGGCCGCCGTCACCGACGGCGCCGTCTTCACGCTGCGGGACATCACGACCGGCAAGGTGCTCTTCACCCACAATGCCTCCAAGGCGATCAACCCCGAGCAGGACGTGCAGACCACCTGGATGCCGTTCCGCGGCGGCTTCGCGGTGGTGAACGACGCCGACCGCGTCGACCTCTACAACGCCGCGGGCACCAAGACCGCGACCGTCGACGACGGCTGGCTCCCCGTCGACTACGAACCCTCCGCCGCGGCCACTGGACTGCCCGTCCTCACCGATGACAAGAGCAACCAGACCGCGACCTTCGATCCGGCGACCGGAAGACCCGCGGTGACCGTCCGGCTGGAGTCGGACGCCAGTCGCATCCTGGCCGCCGTGGGCACCGCGGTGGCCGTGTCCTACACCTCGCCGACGGCCTCGGCGAGTTCGGGCTCCGGCTACGCCACGGCCTGGTTCGACGCCTACTCCGGTGGCGGCGGACAGGACATCACCGTGACACTGCCGAAGGTCCTGGGCACCGACGGCGAACGCCTGCTGGTCAGCAACGACTCCGGCTCGTCGGGCAGCTTCGGCGCCTACGGCCCGGGCCGCGGCTATGCCGCCGACTGGACCGTGTACCTGAAGAACTCGTACGGCCTCCTCGTCGCCGGCGGCAAGCTCTACGACCGCAACCGCCGCCTGCTCTGATCCCGGGCGCCGTCCCGCGCAGGTCTACAGCGCTTCGACGCGGGCTCAGAATCGACGGCGGCCCGCACGACGACGGCGTCTTAGCGGCTCACGCGTGCACATGGGGATCGTGCCCCGCTATCGTGCCGTTGTTCTGCCGCGCCACCCGGCGCTCCCCGGTCACCGCGCGCGACGCCCAGCCGCAGGAGTCCCGTCACCCGTGACCACCATCCGAACACCACCCCCGGACCTCCCGACCCGCCCCAGACACGAGCGAGAAACCCCGGGACAGGTGGTCACATGGCGGTCACCGACGACGGACCTGCTCACCCGTCACTCGGCTCGAGGCTCCGTCGTGTCTCAGCCGGGCGCCGCCCGGTCACGATCCGGGCCAGCGCGCCCACCAGGAGCGCGGCCACGCAGAGCCACACGGCCAGCGCCACCCACGACTCCCAGGTGCCGATCGTGTCGAGCCACGACGTGCCGCGGATGTACCCGAGTTGGCGCGTCGACTCGCCGTACATGCCGATCGGGAACACCATGGCCCAGAGCGCGGGCCGGTAGCCGCGGATCGCGCCGGTCCGCGAGTGCTGCCACAGCATGAGCGCGATGGTCGGGATCAGCATCCAGGTCACGAACGCCCACAGCGCCATCGCGATGCCGCCGACCACCGGGCGCGGCATCACGATCTGCTCCTCCGCGGTGCCCAGCACCTCCGCGGCGCCCAGAATCGAGATCGCCCCCGAGCCGAGAAAGACCCAGTAGGGCGCCACCTCGTCGTCTCGCCGCACACCGACCAGCAGCAGCCGCGCCGCGACGAGCGGTGCGATCACCGCCAGTTGCAGGATCCCCAGACCCCACGCGAGCACCGCCAGCGTGGCCCCGATGTCCGATCCGGCGGCCTTGGACCAGGCACCCAGCGAAACCGCGAGCGCCTGCGTGGAGACCACCACCAGGAACCAGGTGCCGTCGAACATCGACAACCCCGGCGCGCCGCGGCCGCCCCGGCGACGACTCGCCTGCCCCACCACCGTGCCGAGCACACCGTATTGCAGCGCCGCCCAGGTGATCGCCGAGACGACGATCACCACCAGTGTCAGGGTCGCAAGTCCCATCGCGGCGAACCGCGCGGCGAGCACCCCGCCGGCGGCGACGAACGCGAGTGTCCCGCACCGCCGGGACACCACCTGCTCGCCGAGTTCGCCGATGCCCGCTGCCGCCGCGCCGGCCACCACCCCGCTGACCAGCACCGCGTACCCGGCGATCGCGATCCACAGCACGATCAGCGACAGCAGTTCGGCGCCGGTGTTGTGCAGCGCGGTGGACACGATCCCCGTCGCCATCACGAACGTGAAGTGATCCAAGCGCAGACCCCGCCACGCCGTCACGAGACGACCGAGCGAACCGGACATGAACCACTCCGTTCAATCAGGGACTAAATACTTTAAATGAGCCGAAGTGCTCGGAATTACCTTACGGTTGACACCATGGTCGGCACACCGAGAACCCAGGGCGAAGCGGCGCAGGCACTCCTCGACATCGGCAAGTTTTTCACGAAGTGGGACGAGACGGACGATAAGCGCGCGGTCTTCCGCGAGGGCGGGCGCGCGGGCGATGTCTTCTACCGCGACCGCTGGAGTCACGACAAGATCGTCCGCTCCACGCACGGGGTGAACTGCACGGGGTCGTGCTCGTGGAAGGTGTACGTCAAGGACGGCATCATCACCTGGGAGACGCAGGAGACCGACTACCCGAGCGTCGGCCCGGACCGCCCCGAGTACGAGCCCCGCGGCTGCCCCCGCGGCGCGGCCTTCTCCTGGTACACCTACTCCCCGACGCGGGTGCGTCATCCATACGCGCGCGGCGTCCTCGTGGAGATGTACCGCCAGGCCAGGGCGAAAGGGCTCGACCCGGTCGAGGCCTGGGCCGACCTCACCGGCGACCCGCTGCGGCGCCGCGCCTACCAGCGCGCCCGCGGCAAGGGCGGCCTGATCCGGGTGACCTGGTCCGAGGCCGTCGAGATGGCGGCCGCGGCGCACGTGCACACCATCAAGACCTACGGCCCCGACCGCTGTGCGGGCTTCTCGCCCATCCCGGCCATGTCGATGGTCAGCCACTGCGTCGGCACCCGGTTCATCCAGCTGATCGGCGGCGTGATGACGTCGTTCTACGACTGGTACGCCGACCTGCCGGTGGCCAGCCCACAGGTCTTCGGCGACCAGACCGACGTCCCCGAATCCGGTGACTGGTGGGACGCAACCTACCTGATGATGTGGGGCTCCAACGTCCCGGTCACCCGCACCCCGGACGCGCACTGGATGGCCGAGGTCCGCTACCGCGGCACCAAGGTGGTCACCGTCTCGCCCGATTTCGCCGACAACACCAAGTTCGCCGACGAATGGCTGCCCGCGCAGGCCGGCACCGACGCCGCGCTCGCGATGTCCATGGGCCACGTGCTCCTGAAGGAGTACTTCGTCGACCGGCAGGTGCCGTTCTTCACCGAGTACGTCGGCAAGTTCACCGACCTGCCCTTCCTCATCGAGCTCGACGAGCAGGACCACGACGGCGCCCCCACACTGGTCCCCGGCAAGTTCCTCACCGCCGAGCAGCTCGGCGGCGAGGCGGCCGAGGACGCGTGGAAGCCGGTCTTCCTCGACGACGCCACCGGCGACGTCGTCGTCCCCAACGGCTCGATGGGCTTCCGCTACGCCGAGTCCGGCCAGGGGCGATGGAACCTCGACCTGGAGGGCGTCGTCCCGCGGCTGAGCCTGTACGACGACGCCGAGGCCACCCCGGAGACGATCAGCCTTCCCGCGTTCGACGCCCCCGACGGCAGCGGCACCGTGCTGACCCGCGGCGTGCCCGCACGCCGGATCGGCGACCGGCTGGTCACCACCGTGTACGACCTGATGCTCGCCCAGTACGGCGTGGGCCGCGACGGCCTGCCCGGCGACTGGGCGGCCGGGTACGACGACGCGTCCACGCCCTACACCCCGGCGTGGCAGGAGGAGATCACCTCGGTCCCCGCCGCGGCCGCGATCCGCGTCGCCCGCGAGTTCGCCACCAACGCCGAGGAGTCCGGCGGCCGTTCGATGATCATCATGGGCGCGGGCATCTGCCAGTGGTTCCACGGCGACGTCACCTACCGCGCGATCCTCGCGCTGCTCAATCTGACCGGCAGCATGGGCCGCAACGGCGGCGGCTGGGCGCACTACGTCGGGCAGGAGAAGTGCCGCCCGATCACCGGCTGGATCTCCCTGGCCAACGCCCTGGACTGGAGCCGGCCGCCGCGGACGCAGCCGGGGACGTCGTACTGGTACATGCACACCGATCAGTGGCGCAACGACGGCTACTCGACGACGGCGCTGGCGTCTCCGCTCAGCAAGGGCGTGCTGGATCATCCGCACACCGCCGACGCGATCGCCCAGTCCGCGCGGCTCGGCTGGATGCCGTTCTACCCGCAGTTCTCCACCAATCCGCTGCAGGTGGCCGACGCCGCGGCGGCGGCCGTGGAGGCCGGCGAGGCCGCCAGCCCCGGCGCGTATGTCGCGCAGAAACTGCACGACGGCGGACTGACCCCGGCGATCGACGACGTCGACGCGGAAGAGAACTGGCCCCGCACGCTGGTGCTGTGGCGCTCCAACCTGCTCGGTTCCAGCGCCAAGGGCGACGAGTACTTCCTCCGGCATCTGCTCGGCACCCAGCACAACGTGCTCGGCACCGAGCACCCGGACACCCCGCATCCGAATGAGGTCCGCTGGCGCGACGAGGCCCCCGAGGGCAAGCTCGACCTGCTGCTGTCGGCGGATTTCCGGATGACGTCGACCACGCTGATGAGCGACATCGTGCTCCCGGCCGCGACCTGGTACGAGAAGTACGACCTGAGCTCGACGGACATGCATCCGTTCGTGCACGCGTTCAGCCCGGCGATCGATCCGCCGTGGGAGGCCAAGAGCGACTTCGACCTGTTTCACGCGCTGGCCGCGGAGCTGTCGAAGCAGGCGCGCAAGCACCTGGGCACCGTGCGGGACATCGTCGCCACCCCCAACCAGCACGACACCCCGGGGGAGACCGCGAATCCGCACGGCATCGTCGACGACTGGCTCGGCGGCGACTCCCCGGGCGTGCCCGGGAAGAATCTGCCGCAGTACGTCGTCGTCGAACGCGACTACACGGCGATCGCCGACAAGCTCGCCTCGGTGGGTCCGCTCGCCGACAAGCTGGGGTTCACGGTCAAGAACGTCACCTTCGACATCGCCTCGCAGACCGGAAAGCTCGCCGCCAAGAACGGCGTGATGCTCGGCACCGGGAGCGCAGCGAGCGGGCCGAACGGATCCCGCGGCGGATCCGTCGTCGATGGGCGGCCGGCGATCGACACCGACGCCAAACTCGCCGAGGCCATCCTGATGTTCTCCGGCACCACCAACGGCGAACTGGCCGTCGACGGCTTCGAGAAGCTGGAGCGGACCACCGGCAAGACCTTCGTCGACCTCGCGGCGGGCTCGGAAGAGAAGCGGATCACCTTCGCCGACACACAGGACAGCCCGCAGCCGGTGATCACCTCGCCGGAGTGGTCGGGCAGTGAGACCGGCGGCCGGCGCTACGCCCCGTTCACCATGAACATCGAGCGGGAGAAGCCCTTCCACACCCTCACGGGGCGGATGCACTTCTACCTCGATCACGACTGGATGCTCGACATCGGCGAGGCGCTGCCGATCTACCGGCCGCCGCTGGACATGCACCGGCTGTTCGGCGAACCCAAGCTCGGCCCGACCGGCGAGATGGAGATCGCGGTCCGGTTCCTGACGCCGCACAACAAGTGGTCGATTCACTCCGAGTACCAGGACAACCTGTTCATGCTGTCGCTCTCGAGGGGTGGGCCGACGGCATGGCTGGCGCCGGAGGACGCCGCGGCGATCGGCGTCGTCGACAACGACTGGATCGAGTGCGTCAACGCCAACGGCGTATTCGTGGGCCGGGCGGTGGTCAGCCACCGCATCCCGGCGGGCGTCACCTACGTGCACCACGCGCAGGAGCGGACCATCGACGTGCCGAAGTCGGAGGCCACCGGCAGACGCGGCGGCATCCACAACTCGGTGACCCGCCTGCTGGTGAAGCCGTCGCACCTCATCGGCGGATACGCCCAGCTCTCCTACGCCTTCAACTATCTCGGCCCCACCGGCAATCAGCGGGACATCGTCTCGACTATCCGCAAGCGCAGCCAGGAGGTGACCTACTGATGCGAGTCATGGCCCAAGTCGCGATGGTGATGAACCTCGACAAGTGCATCGGATGTCATACGTGTTCGGTGACCTGCAAACAGGCGTGGACCAACCGCGCGGGCACCGAATACGTGTGGTTCAACAACGTGGAGACGCGGCCCGGCCAGGGCTATCCGCGCCGCTACGAGGATCAGGAGCAGTGGAAGGGCGGCTGGAAGCTCAACCGCCGCGGCCACCTGCGGCTGCGCACCGGCGGCCGCTTGCAGAAGCTGGCGACCATCTTCGCCAGCCCCGTCCAGCCCACCCTCGAGGACTACTACGAGCCCTGGACCTACGACTACGAGAACCTCATCTCCGCGCCGCTCGGCGACGACATCCCCGTCGCCCG
The nucleotide sequence above comes from Gordonia sp. PP30. Encoded proteins:
- a CDS encoding tellurite resistance/C4-dicarboxylate transporter family protein; amino-acid sequence: MSGSLGRLVTAWRGLRLDHFTFVMATGIVSTALHNTGAELLSLIVLWIAIAGYAVLVSGVVAGAAAAGIGELGEQVVSRRCGTLAFVAAGGVLAARFAAMGLATLTLVVIVVSAITWAALQYGVLGTVVGQASRRRGGRGAPGLSMFDGTWFLVVVSTQALAVSLGAWSKAAGSDIGATLAVLAWGLGILQLAVIAPLVAARLLLVGVRRDDEVAPYWVFLGSGAISILGAAEVLGTAEEQIVMPRPVVGGIAMALWAFVTWMLIPTIALMLWQHSRTGAIRGYRPALWAMVFPIGMYGESTRQLGYIRGTSWLDTIGTWESWVALAVWLCVAALLVGALARIVTGRRPAETRRSLEPSDG
- a CDS encoding serine/threonine-protein kinase; this encodes MSTLQPGEVFAGYTVERLLGAGGMGEVYVARHPRLPRNDALKVLAAQLAHDDQFRRRFEREADVVAGFSHPNIVKVHDRGEADGRLWIALELVDGTDLTGVIARGPVPAAETIAIVAEIADALDEAADHGLVHRDVKPANILLDKRGRALLTDFGIAHLAAEAAELTGTGMTIGTVTYASPEQLQSLPLDARADQYSLACTAHTLLTGVPPFGGGNAVSIIMAHLQQPVPAVTSRRGDLSPAVDAVFARALAKNPAERFPTSRAFAEALAAALDVTVAAPAHGGSPVTEPRRDISPPTVAATPHTVPAAPHQVPPGQHPPFVPAGGGYPPFAPASGAGPQIPGREPRKHRTALIVGAVVGVLILVGAVIAVATTVGGHGHGGGGGASSPVTVAADAKKLKRDPVTPDMASLATEPKEALWIYKPSANDYSSPQAIGGTETTVYMAESDADRTTIDLVDAATGKLQRTVRVTGFDDLYGCRNLATANKIICSTGSSSGGYAIVDLTTGAATTLPTGSGTRLTVTGDTALISSDYSVAAYGLTGRKLWSADDSTSSTDTVPDGSPVAAVTDGAVFTLRDITTGKVLFTHNASKAINPEQDVQTTWMPFRGGFAVVNDADRVDLYNAAGTKTATVDDGWLPVDYEPSAAATGLPVLTDDKSNQTATFDPATGRPAVTVRLESDASRILAAVGTAVAVSYTSPTASASSGSGYATAWFDAYSGGGGQDITVTLPKVLGTDGERLLVSNDSGSSGSFGAYGPGRGYAADWTVYLKNSYGLLVAGGKLYDRNRRLL
- a CDS encoding nitrate reductase subunit alpha, coding for MVGTPRTQGEAAQALLDIGKFFTKWDETDDKRAVFREGGRAGDVFYRDRWSHDKIVRSTHGVNCTGSCSWKVYVKDGIITWETQETDYPSVGPDRPEYEPRGCPRGAAFSWYTYSPTRVRHPYARGVLVEMYRQARAKGLDPVEAWADLTGDPLRRRAYQRARGKGGLIRVTWSEAVEMAAAAHVHTIKTYGPDRCAGFSPIPAMSMVSHCVGTRFIQLIGGVMTSFYDWYADLPVASPQVFGDQTDVPESGDWWDATYLMMWGSNVPVTRTPDAHWMAEVRYRGTKVVTVSPDFADNTKFADEWLPAQAGTDAALAMSMGHVLLKEYFVDRQVPFFTEYVGKFTDLPFLIELDEQDHDGAPTLVPGKFLTAEQLGGEAAEDAWKPVFLDDATGDVVVPNGSMGFRYAESGQGRWNLDLEGVVPRLSLYDDAEATPETISLPAFDAPDGSGTVLTRGVPARRIGDRLVTTVYDLMLAQYGVGRDGLPGDWAAGYDDASTPYTPAWQEEITSVPAAAAIRVAREFATNAEESGGRSMIIMGAGICQWFHGDVTYRAILALLNLTGSMGRNGGGWAHYVGQEKCRPITGWISLANALDWSRPPRTQPGTSYWYMHTDQWRNDGYSTTALASPLSKGVLDHPHTADAIAQSARLGWMPFYPQFSTNPLQVADAAAAAVEAGEAASPGAYVAQKLHDGGLTPAIDDVDAEENWPRTLVLWRSNLLGSSAKGDEYFLRHLLGTQHNVLGTEHPDTPHPNEVRWRDEAPEGKLDLLLSADFRMTSTTLMSDIVLPAATWYEKYDLSSTDMHPFVHAFSPAIDPPWEAKSDFDLFHALAAELSKQARKHLGTVRDIVATPNQHDTPGETANPHGIVDDWLGGDSPGVPGKNLPQYVVVERDYTAIADKLASVGPLADKLGFTVKNVTFDIASQTGKLAAKNGVMLGTGSAASGPNGSRGGSVVDGRPAIDTDAKLAEAILMFSGTTNGELAVDGFEKLERTTGKTFVDLAAGSEEKRITFADTQDSPQPVITSPEWSGSETGGRRYAPFTMNIEREKPFHTLTGRMHFYLDHDWMLDIGEALPIYRPPLDMHRLFGEPKLGPTGEMEIAVRFLTPHNKWSIHSEYQDNLFMLSLSRGGPTAWLAPEDAAAIGVVDNDWIECVNANGVFVGRAVVSHRIPAGVTYVHHAQERTIDVPKSEATGRRGGIHNSVTRLLVKPSHLIGGYAQLSYAFNYLGPTGNQRDIVSTIRKRSQEVTY